The window GGTTACTGAGCGCGAATCCAATGTTTTCAGCGATGGTCCCAGTGAAAAGAACGGGTTCTTGTTCAACAATGGAAATTGCATCTCTGATAGAGCCGTAATCAAGTGTCGCTGAATCAATACCATCGAATCTGATACACCCTCGTTTAGGCTCATAGAAGCCGAGCAGGAGATTTGCAACAGTTGTTTTCCCAGCACCGGAAGGTCCCACTAACGCGACTTTCTCTCCTGTTTTGATCTTCAGGTCAAATGAGTGCAGTACTTCTTTTTCCTTTCGGCCAGGATAAGTGAAACTAACCTGATTGAATTCCACATTGCCTTGAAGGCGAACTGAGGCCAGTCCCTTCTGGTAAGTCTGTACTGCAGAAACTCTTTCTAACAGTTCAAATACACGTTCCGTCGCACCGTACGAACGCATCCATTCACCCCAGAGGCTACTGATGGCATTGACTGACATAGATACCATCCCCGCATATAAGATAAAGCTGGTCAGTTCACCAATGGTCAGGTGATCCCCTGTGATGAGAACACCTCCCACCAATACGGTAATGAGTAAAGTACTGAATGAAGTAAAGGTGCTCAATCCCTGAAGAGTGGACATCAACCGAACATTTTCTATGGATTGCCTCAATACCGAACTCGCCGAAGCGCCGTAGTTCTCCTCAGCCTTTTTTGTTTGATTAAATGCCTGAATGATCCGGACATTTGAAAAGCTCTCCTGGGCGATGTGTACACTCCCTGAAATATGATCCTGCAGGGCCATAGATTTGGATCTCACCTTCTTTCCTAGCCATTTGGTCAATATTAACGTGATCGGAAGTGTAATGAGTACTAGCACACTTAACAAAGGAGAAAGGATAAATATCATCACCAGGCCGCCAATTCCTACGATCAGTGACCGGATCATGATGGCAAGATTCATACTTAATGCATCTTTCAATAAATCGATATCAACCGTCAATCTACTGGTCAGTTCCCCCGTCTGTGTGGTATCAAAAAAACCAATTTCTTGTCTGACTATGCTACTAAATAGCCGTTCACGCAGTGCCTTCACGATCATTGCACCCGTAGTTTCAAACAAATAGAATCGTAGTGCCGTGGTGGCACAATAAATGATGAACGTGAAAAAAACAACAATTGCAGGGACGATTAACCAGTCAGAGGATGCGTTTTCAGAAACATTATCGATGAAGTAAGAGATGGCCTTTGGAAACGATAATTGAATGATGGCCGCTATCAACATCATGACAAACCCTAGAAAGATCCTTCCCAGGAATGGCTTCACAAGTTTCAACCGCTGCATGTTGGTGGATTTCGCTGATTTCATTAGTTACTCGGACTTAGTTGCTCCATGAAATTACTCCAGTTCTCATCGCCGATAAACCCTTCTGCCTGCAGGATATTCTCCGCATCTATGAACAGGTAATAAGGTGATGTCCCTTGTGGGTTAAGGAAATCATAGGTCGTTTGATCAGTGGTCACAGTCACATCAAAGAGTGCTTTATCCTCCAGAAATGTTTTCATCCGTCCTTTCGATTCCAGGGTAAGGATCCTTAGCATCACTCCTTGTTCAACAGCTCGATCGAGTGAGTTTTGTATCTCGGGCAATTTGGTTTTGCACTTACTACATTTGGAAGCCAGGAATACAAAGACCTTGGCATAAGCAGCATATTGGCTCAGGTCTACAGTGCTCTTATCGAACCGCCCCTCCAGCGGAAAGTTTGGGATTAAAGTCCCTGCTTCCAGGTTTTGTGGTGTTGGTTTAGATATAGGAAGTAAACGAATTGCGCGAATGATCCGAAAGTTTAGCCACAGATTGAAAGCAACCACCACGGTAAGGAATCCCAATATCAGGATCAATATGGAATCATCGAGCATCATATCAATTGGGATCTCGTGAAATCGTGTGAATGTTTTTCAAATTGGTAATGACCAAAAACGCAATGAAGGCCATTCCTAATAATATCAATTGTATTGGTGTTTCCAATAAGATAGTTTCATGGGCGATCACATAAAAACCGCAGGCAAGAATGAGCACTACATTTCGAATAATGTCCAGATAAGAAATGTATTCGTCATCCTGACCAAAGCAATTACATCGGACTAACCGATCCTGGATCACTGTGATTGATATCAGAATGGTAAAACCTGTGAATAAAATCAATGCACACAGCATAGCCAGAGGTGTAAACTGGTTATTCATGAAAATTACCATAGCCAGCAATCCTTCTAACATAATGATTAAGGTTGTCAAAGCGGTGGTCCACTGAGCAGGAACCTTGAAAGATTGGCTAAGATTTTCTTTGAACTGTCCGAATGTGCGGCCCTTACCAATAGCAGAAAATAGCAAGACCATAAAAATGAAAAGCCTGCTGAACTCCGTGAGATAAATCTTCATCTCCATGTTATAGCTTGATTTCTTCCCAAACAGGTGCAATTCTGTCAACGTGCCTTTGTCTCAAATAAGCTACTTTCGATGTGGCCAGCAATACATCAATTCGGGGGTCATCAGGTGTCTTTCGTACCCCTCCTCCCATTACTCGATTCAACTCCTTCGCTATTTTCCAGGCCAGGTTTTCAATGGAAACTTCACGTTTAATTTTCAAACCTAATTGATGTAATTCTTCTCTTGTGATGGCATAGCTATGCGAATGATACTCGTACAGCAATTGGTTGATGATGTCCGACTTTTGATCAGGTGTTGCTTCTGGCAATTGAAATGAAAGCAACTCGGAAGCTATTTGTTGTAGTTCCAGTCCTGAACGATACAGCGATGTAAGTGTGGTGGGGAATATGCTACTGGCCACAGAAGCCAATAATTGCATTCGGGTCTCCTCCTGCTCAATATCGAGTTGAAACCATTCCCGGCCCATTTCATTGAATAACCTGATGTTCTCGCTATCCAGTACATCCACTCCTACACCTTCGCCAACTGCATTCATTCGTGGGTCTATGGGAGAAAAGCCTGCCAGGTCTCCTGCAATTAGCTCATGACCTGAAAGAGACAGCACCGTAAAGGACGACTGACAATGGTATGGTACGATAAAACACAGCTTTTCGGCAAATTGATGCAGTAATAACGCGATTCTTCTGGTAGCATTGATCTCTCCTCCCCGACCATATAGGACCACATCCAGACGCTCAGTTTTACCAACATCCAGTAGGATTTCATATAAGTTGGGCAGTATCTCAGCATCCAGCATTGACGCGGCCAACACCATTACCTTACTCCCCCTTTCTAGTTCAATTTGTTTTAGCTCCTTAAGGCGTAGTTCATTCATTTTGATCAAGGCTTGCCATTCATCAGACATTCAGCCAGGGCATTCATCATCTTAAGTTCTGGCACAAGCTGTTCTACAAACCAAAACTGACCCGCCGGATTATTTTCTAAAAAGACATATTCACCTTCTGGGGTGACGATGATGTCCATAGCACCATATTGTAGATTATAACTATGAACATAATCACGACATCTTGTCTCTATGTCATCTGGTAGATGAAATGCCTCATAAAGAATATCAGCGCTGTAATCCCTGAAATCAACTTTGGTCTGCTCACTGTCTTGAGAATTGATTTTAGCAGCAAAAACATGATTACCGATAACCGTCACCCTTAGTTCAAATTGCTTTTCAATATAGGCTTGAAAGTAACAAGGGATCTCACGTACAGATTCAATGTTTTCGTAGTGGTCATCTGTAAGAATGGTGGTTTGCAACCCCTGAGTGACTACCTGATCATCAACCGCTACTTCCTCCATGGCCAATGATGGTGTGGACTGAGATTTCAACACCACATCCCTATTGACCATTTCCTGAAATTGGGGCACAGATTCTGGTCGATTAGTAATCAGTGATTCCGGAATATTAAACCCCATCTTAGCCGCACGAATCGTTTGCTCGCCTTTCCAAAGTGCAGAACGAACTGCCAATGGATGATTCATCCAAAAACAATCGACAGAATACAATATGCCATTAAGCACATGTTTCGTTTCTTGATTTGCATAAGCTTTTTCCTGAGCGGAGTAATCGTTCTCACTTAAAAAGGAAAAATCACTGGCCTTTCTGGTCCAGATAGATTTGATCTGATGTGTATCCAGCTCTCTGCCAGAAGGCAAATGAGTAATCACTGCCATCCATGAGTCTTGCCTGGTTTCAAACGTCAGTTCAAAATCCCTGGGGAATTCATTGAGGTTGATTCGGAATGGTGAAACACCTTTTTTTTCGAGCCTGGAAACGAGGATGTCAGCATGCAGATCTGAACTATTGGTTATGATTAGGATATTGTCGTTCAAAATGATCTATGATTCAAAAAAAGAACCTCGGGTAGTTCCGAGGTTCCATAAAAAATCTAAAGTTTAGCACCAAGCGCCACTATCAGTGCCTGGGTGATAACCGTTACATTTTGGTTCTGCGCCCCATGGAGTCGGATACATTGAGCATCCGGCCATAGCTACGCCTTCACGTACTTTTACTTGCTTTTTAGAATCAGCAGCTTTAGCTACTTTGAACGTGAATGATTTTACTTCTTTCATAAGTAATTCAGTTAGATTATAAGATTGATTCAGACAGTAATCTATCAATATTTTTTTAATTCAAGCCATGCTTCAATTTAAAAATGTCAGCCCGCTTACATCCGCATATTTTTTCCAGAGGATAACACAATAAATGGTCGGAAGGCTTCTTGCAAACAGCTCTTTTACTAACTGTAAACCGGGATCAACAAAGACGGACCGTCATTAATCATAGTTAGCCAAAACGCACTCTGAATTGAGATATAAGATGATTTTTATGGGTATTGCACTAATCCTAAAAAGAACTCGACCTTAGCGCCTTAGGGGCTTCCCATTCAGGATTCAATTCCAATATTTGATCCAATAGATGTTTGGCCGATTCTTCTTTTCCAGACCGAATCGACCATTTTGCCTTTAAGAAAATTGCATCAACGTAGTTTGGATTTATCTTAAGTGACCTATCCAAATAGTAGTTGGCCAAAGGTCCCAGCCTTCTGGACTTATAGCATAGTGCAAGCCGGTAATACTTTTGATAACGGAATAAAAACAGTCCCCCTGGAACGTAAGACTTGCCACCGATCAAATGCAGTTTGGTCCTAACCTTATTGTAGTGTCTGATCGCCTTACCAGGTTGACCAAATCTTTCGTGCAGGTCTCCTAGTAAATAGTGAGTTTGTGATTGATGGGATTGTAACTCCAAACTTTTATTGAGCATCTCCTCAGCCAGCGCATATTCACCTGCTTGTCCAAGTAAAACCCCCGCATTGTTATAAGCTGCAATCCGGATCTCCTGTTCTGTTCCCTGAACTGTAATCGACTGAAACAAATGAAGCGCTTCCTTGTTTTGTTCAAAAAACCATAGGGTCTTGGCCTTTTGATAGGTAAGCCATGCATCATTCGGCTGAACTTCCAAACCTTGATCCAATAGGCTGAGATAATATGTCTGCTTGCGGATAAGGAATGCCTTGGTATGAAGGTCAATGTGATGAAAAATGATAGGCTTATCCAGGTAGGCAAACTTTGAACCGGCCCTCTGAATGGATGGTCCCACCACTTCATGCACGTGGTATTCAAATGAGATGTTTGGGTCGTTTCTAAATAAACGTACAATGCCGACCGGTACGGTTGTTTGCTTACCAGTTTCCGGATTGATGAAATGGTCGTATCGAGAAAGCACCACCCCTCCCACGTCAGCTTTGACTTTAGATACCTTTTTTAATAGGGTTTGTCCTTCTTTCAAAGATTCGTCCGCATCCAAAAACAGGATCCAGGGCTCACGTGCTTTTTGAATGGCGATGTTTCGTGCATAGGCAAAATCATCGATCCAATCTATTTTTATGATCGTGGCGTCATGTCGCTCAGCAATAGATATTGTTGCATCAGTCGACCCACTATCCACCACAATGATCTCACTTGCAATACCTTTAACTGAAGAGAGGCATCTATCTAAATGCCTCTCTTCATTTTTTGTAATAACGCAACAACTGACCACTAAGAATGATAGAATGCCGCAGCTTCTTCAGTGTTGTCGCTGTTGGCTTTCGTACCTTCTGCATCTCCGCCAAAAAGGCCAGCTACAGAAGCTATCAGGTAAAAAATATATGCCATGTCTTTTTTGTTTAAAGGTAGCAAAATCAAAGAAAAGGCAATTCCAGTGATTTAGTCATTGGCTCAATCTCCATTTCGCCAATAACTCCTTTTTACAGCACCAATTCATGCGTATTCACCGAACCTGTGAAATGCAGTCGAATGGGCAGCAAAAAGGGTTCATTTTCTCCTGGTACATGCTTCATCACCAAAATGCCCTTACTCACGCCAAGTACCAAATACGGCGCTCGATAGGCAATTCCACAAGGCCTGGGAAGAGATATTGATTTTACTGCTAAATCTCCACCCATAGCGGAAATCAGTATGAGCTTATGATGAGAATTGGAAGTCACTAGCAGGGTTTGACCTTTTTCCGATAACTAGGCAGCAATTTCAGTACTTGACTTATTCACAAGGGCTTGATTACTGCTATTGGTTGATCGTAAAAAACAGGATCTCCATGTTCCACTAAAAACCCCAAAAAAGTACCCGTGCATTCAGACTCAATTTCATTTGTTGTCCTCATTGCACCCAGATAACAGTAGCAATCTCCATAAATTATCCCAACTCCTGATCTGATGTGGTTCAATTCAACGTTGGTTTCGAACGGTAATACTTCCGTTGTACCAGAGGAATAATAACTCTCACCACTTGAAATAATCAATTGACGATCTATCGAAAAACTACCGATCATTGGAGCTAGACCTTAAATTGAAATTTTCTGTTTTACTAAAATCATCACTTTGCATAAGGAAGTCAAAACCGGGATTAAAGTATTTTTCAAGTGACGGATAGACATTCACTCCAATTGATCATTTGGAAATCGATAACCTGACATCTAGAGGTATCTAGTGTTCACCGATTGTGCGAACTTTTCTAATGAATTAATAAGTCAAGTATATTATCGTTCAAATAATGATTAGGAAATCTAACTTCAACTCCCTTGTAGAAACCCTGAAGTTTTTCATTATTTTGTTGTTTGACCCCTTTTCCGTACGGTTATGTTCTTAATACTTCCAACTGTCATTTTTCTTGCTTGAATTCGTTGCATTGGGTGCCGGTTCAAAAATCTGATTATTTACGATAGCTTTTCTTTTACCCACCGATAAGCCTTTATCACCAGGCCCTTAACTTCAGGAAAAACAAAACCTGATCCAAGAAGGCCTATGATTTCTTCAATATTTGCGTCACCAAAGTGGATATAAAGCGCACTGGTTATTCCTGTAGCCAATAGACTGAATATGCGCTCAATATCTCTTCTTAGTGCATCTAATGACTTGATCTTCTTGTGTACCTTTTTATAAGAACGAACCAGGAAATCATAGACCTGATCATCAAACTGACCACCTGGATTTGAGATATAAACAGTAAGATCCCCATCCGCAAATAACTGAATCTTAACGGCCAAGTCTTCTTTGGGGTGTTTCTCATAAATAGAGAACTCCCCATCCGTGATCAGTTTTCGAAGTATCCCGAAGTAGGCGAACCGATGTTTATTGAACAGATTATCCAGGTTTGAAATATTTAAAGACCTGACCAACCAGTGTAGTCACTGTACTTACCAGCTCTTTCCAGTAGCTCAGTGAAAGACTGGTGTGCTGTTCATGTATCTTCAACAGCATTTCCTGTTGATCCATTTTCGTGAACGCTGTTGAAATTCGGGAAGTCACATCA of the Cytophagales bacterium genome contains:
- a CDS encoding ABC transporter transmembrane domain-containing protein, translated to MKSAKSTNMQRLKLVKPFLGRIFLGFVMMLIAAIIQLSFPKAISYFIDNVSENASSDWLIVPAIVVFFTFIIYCATTALRFYLFETTGAMIVKALRERLFSSIVRQEIGFFDTTQTGELTSRLTVDIDLLKDALSMNLAIMIRSLIVGIGGLVMIFILSPLLSVLVLITLPITLILTKWLGKKVRSKSMALQDHISGSVHIAQESFSNVRIIQAFNQTKKAEENYGASASSVLRQSIENVRLMSTLQGLSTFTSFSTLLITVLVGGVLITGDHLTIGELTSFILYAGMVSMSVNAISSLWGEWMRSYGATERVFELLERVSAVQTYQKGLASVRLQGNVEFNQVSFTYPGRKEKEVLHSFDLKIKTGEKVALVGPSGAGKTTVANLLLGFYEPKRGCIRFDGIDSATLDYGSIRDAISIVEQEPVLFTGTIAENIGFALSNPLDAMDKIQHAATQANAHDFILNFPGGYNTPVGEKGVQLSGGQKQRIAIARALIKDPRILILDEATSALDSESELLVQDALNKLMEGRTTIIIAHRYSTIAQADKLVVLDKGEVVQYGEHQDLIENEEGLYHKLVSNQMS
- a CDS encoding redoxin domain-containing protein; this encodes MMLDDSILILILGFLTVVVAFNLWLNFRIIRAIRLLPISKPTPQNLEAGTLIPNFPLEGRFDKSTVDLSQYAAYAKVFVFLASKCSKCKTKLPEIQNSLDRAVEQGVMLRILTLESKGRMKTFLEDKALFDVTVTTDQTTYDFLNPQGTSPYYLFIDAENILQAEGFIGDENWSNFMEQLSPSN
- a CDS encoding MauE/DoxX family redox-associated membrane protein, producing MEMKIYLTEFSRLFIFMVLLFSAIGKGRTFGQFKENLSQSFKVPAQWTTALTTLIIMLEGLLAMVIFMNNQFTPLAMLCALILFTGFTILISITVIQDRLVRCNCFGQDDEYISYLDIIRNVVLILACGFYVIAHETILLETPIQLILLGMAFIAFLVITNLKNIHTISRDPN
- a CDS encoding glycosyltransferase; translated protein: MVSCCVITKNEERHLDRCLSSVKGIASEIIVVDSGSTDATISIAERHDATIIKIDWIDDFAYARNIAIQKAREPWILFLDADESLKEGQTLLKKVSKVKADVGGVVLSRYDHFINPETGKQTTVPVGIVRLFRNDPNISFEYHVHEVVGPSIQRAGSKFAYLDKPIIFHHIDLHTKAFLIRKQTYYLSLLDQGLEVQPNDAWLTYQKAKTLWFFEQNKEALHLFQSITVQGTEQEIRIAAYNNAGVLLGQAGEYALAEEMLNKSLELQSHQSQTHYLLGDLHERFGQPGKAIRHYNKVRTKLHLIGGKSYVPGGLFLFRYQKYYRLALCYKSRRLGPLANYYLDRSLKINPNYVDAIFLKAKWSIRSGKEESAKHLLDQILELNPEWEAPKALRSSSF